gcccacagagcggcgctggtagccgTTAATGAAGTGAGGCTCTTTTTATGTGAGGGTCCTGTTTTATAGAGGAAGATCTCTACCACTACACCTTGTAACTCCGTTCTAAGAGACAGGACTTCCCTCGAAAGCAAGGGGTAGGGATAAAAATAAGAACTGGAATTGGCCCCCAGTTTTTTGTTCTTGTAGAATTCTTTTCTGCATGCGTGGTAAAAACGGTCACCATGCTGCAGTGGGGTGTTCTGTTGTAGACTGAATGAACACTGCATGATTTGTATCATCTAGTGTATCTGATACTGTTGCTTGTTTTTATGTATCTGTTACCTGCTCCTCTATTCTTCTTTGCAGTGTCAGCTGAAACGAAACCCATCAAGTAAGTGTGGTGCACagagatatgtgtgtgtgggggccCATAATTTAGCTGTGATGTGCTGTTTTTGTAGAGTACGCATAGAAAGAAAGTGGCTCCTAAAGTCACCCTTAACCACAGTGTTCTGTATTCATTCACAATACACTTCGTTTGGCACTTTTGTATTCCAGGTGAGGACATCTCCAGGCCTAGACGTTCCACTCCGACTCCCACTCCAACTCCAGGGCCCGGTCCCGACACCCCCAGGTTAGCCAGGCACTAGCTTTTTATGGATTCCTGAGTTAAAGAGGAATCTGAAGGACTTGCAATGCCTATAAATACCTATTAGTGTTTGTGCTAATACTTAATCTTTGTTGTTTCCTTTATGTTCCTCAGCAAGAGGTTATCGGACAATGCTTCAGCTTTCTTTGGCCCTCCATTTGAGACAAACTTCGAAGCACAGAATTCCGAaggtaaaataaacatttaagacttacatttaaaaaaatcacctCCGTCTTACTAAGTCAATGACCTTCACATAAGGTGGGTTCTGCATTTGTATAAAATTATAgatacaaaacacagaaatatcCAAAGATTAAAATACATGCTGTGTAACTTCATGTAAGCCATTAGCATCTAAGCTGTGATTGCTCCTTGTCATATTGATTATAGTATTTATCTGGGTTTATATTTAAGTCTCAGAATACACTGACAAAGTCCTCTTCCCATATTTAGTCTTCATAGTGGAGCCAGAGCTTTGGTGTCAGTCAACTCCACAGACCACCTCCCCGTTGAACAGACCTTTCCCCACAGGAGGTAAACGGGCACTGATTGAGCGTTCCCACAAAGCTATTCTCTCGCTTATGAAGGCGACCGTTTTGTCTGATCGCTAACCTTTTCCTACAGCtccacctcctcttcctccaaAGAACATTCCTGCCACTCCATCAGCCTTCAGCTCCAGCTCTCTGGAATCTTCTGGTAAGTTGCACCAATTTCATAATGCCATAGGTAAGATTGTGCGTTGTGCAAAATCAAGAGAGATCAGCATCTTTTCAGGTATTTGTCCTGGATTTTGCTTGTTAGTCAAAGGACCAGGGGTTGTCATATCTCCCATCTTAATGCTGCCCTCCTGTGTTATTGAACAAAGCAGGCTGTGGGCTTCTGAATGTGCCACCCTGGATGTGTGAAGTTGCTGTGTAAAACTTGGAACTATCCTTTGAGTGCGTGTTTTGTGTTGTTCATAATAATGTGCACATCAAAATTTACATCCACATGGAAGTGTCTGTCTGGTCCGACCATATTTAGTTCTCAGAGACATTGTTCTGATATCTAGTACGGCGGCAAAATGAAACTGTCAATGGAAATATCGGTAGCTCCTTTCATGAAACTTTTCTAAACTGTACATGATTTGTCATAGAAGGTATTGTTGCTGACGTACACTGAATAATTGAAAATGCCAAGGAATTCAACACGTTTCACTGTTTACAGCAAAGCCTTTGACTATGTCAGCCACATCCAGTTAGGGAGTGTCCTCAGGAGCATCTTATTGCTCTGTTGAGGCATCTCCGCACTGATCAATGCAGGTTCCATCGGTAAATGCTGCATGCTATCGCCATACTTGTTCAACCCCAATGCTGAGAGAAGCAGGACtggaagatgatgatgatcaaGGATTCAAGATTGGTGAAAGAAACATTTATAACTTTCAATATAAGAACGACCTGACACTCAAAGCGAAAAATCAGAAAGACCAAATGGCCGTTATAAGAATAGACCGCGGTGGAAAGACGGGACCTCAGCTcaatatgaagaaaacaaaggttATGACAACAGAAAAACTGCTGACTTTACCTTTAGTGAAGATGTAGAAGTAGCACCCTTTTTTGCCTACTTGGGTCAATTATTAACAGCAGACGATCCAACAGTCAAGAAATACAACACGGGTTTGGCACTTGGCAGAAAAAAGGATGAAGGAACTTAAAAAGATCTTTAAACGTAATGATGTGTTTCTATGAACAAAGAAGTGAATTGTCCCAGGTGTGGTCTTTCTGTTGTTCTTTCTGGATGTGGAAGCTGGACAATAAAAGCAGGACAGAAAATATATTGATGCTTTTGAACTTTAGGGCTGACAAAGTCTCTTGAAATCAACCCTGAACTCTCACTCAAATCCCAGATAACCAAACCGAAGctcttattttggacatattatTAGAAGATCCAATGCACTGAAGACTAATGATGAATCTTACCTGCTTAGATGTTCATACATATATTCGTTAAGCTTATGTATGTGTTGTGATTCACGTTTATTACTGATGTCCTGTCTTTTGATATAGACAGCCAGTGCAAGATGAGTAATGTATTCCAGTGGTGTCCATTTTCAGTCATAGAGGACCGTAGTCCAACCCAGATCATGTCCATCTACAGCCTCTTGCTGCCACTTATGTGCTTAAAATCCatgctgtatttacattttttggacAGGTTACTACAGTGTTGTTCCCAGCGTGAGAGGAGAGGGATCATCTTCTGCATATCAGGATGTCCTGTTATCAGACACCACAGGAGGGCCAGCCATGCCTGACCTGGACAATGTCTTCGGGCCTGCTGAAACCCCCAAATCTGGAACAGAGATGGTGCAGTCCAGCTGGGTCAGCTTCAGCGAAGGATCCCCTTCCAGACCTCCACCCCCTGATGAACCAGCGCCTTCTCCACCTCTCTCATCTTCCCCTGCGGACTCTCCCCCAACATCGCCCCTCAATCTGCCTCCTCCAGACTCGCCTCCTCCTCCACTGCACCCAATCCCACCTCCAGACTCTCCTCCGCCTCCTCCCCCCTCAATTTCTCCGCCTCCAGACTCTCCCCTGGCCCCACCCCCTGAGGAGCCAGCCCCACCTCTGCCTTCCACCTTTCATCTTCTAGAGCCAAGCATCTCCCCCAGCACCCCTCTCACTCCAGCCAGCCCTGGCCTGCCTCCACTACCCGCTGAACGATCTGTATATGGGCCCGTCCTGCCCCTGCGAGACGAAGCCAGGAGGACCCCGGACTCTGCAGGGCTCAGAGAGGAGCTCCTCGCTTACTCTGGTTCACCCAAAGACCTCTGCACAGGAGGCCTGCGAGGCACTCCACCCCCACTGCCCCCTCCCACATACAGGAGCGTGGTGGCTTCTCCAGGACCTGGCAGTGGTGAGTTTTCTGCCTCTTCATAGTTTAAGTTTACACTGatttatatatattgtgaaGATATACATGGATGTGTTtgcatacagacacagagaatgCATTTTGACCTGTAATGTGTAAACAAATGTGAATGTCTCTGGAAACTTTGACCAGCTCTTCATTACTCAGAACATGTACTGCTGCTCGTAGTACCTTCTCTTGTTTTTAAAGATCTTGAGGTATGTAACCGGTTTGTGTTGTCCTCAGGTCCTTCCTCGCCTGCACGTCCTGGCACGCCACTCTCAGCGGGCAGTCCGATACCACCGCTTCCTCCCCGACCATCCTCACGACCTAAACTCCCACCTGGCAAACCAAATGTTGGAGAACTGGTACACTAAACTTCACTCAGCCGTTCCCGTCTAGTTATGCACCAACTTggagttttatttttctgtatcttGAAGAGTTAAAATGGAAGGGTCTTTAAATGGGCCCTCACTGTTTCCAGAGTGAGcaattcagatttctttcagtATGTTGTGTCAACTGTCAAGAAAATCCTCAAGGCTTTTAACAAGTAGTCAGTCAATGATTGTGCTGTGATAAGTTTTATGTAAGCACACCTTTAGAAAAAACCATCTATGTCTCTCTGAGTCTAATCCAGCAAGACAGTTATAGTAACAGTATTATGGCAGTGCTTGACCCTTGTTCCTGTGTGCTGTGGCTTCACAGGCTCGGCCCTTCAGTCCCCCCATCCACTCATGGAGTCCTCCTCCTTTCGCTCCTCTGGCAAGAGCAGAGAGCACCTCCTCCATCTCCTCTGTGACCTCCCTCAGTGCCGCCTCCACGCCCACGCTGGGCCGAGAGCTCAACCTCTCTGTCTCAGGTGAGCTCTCCAAGACCTGCTCCTGGGTCCAGTTTCTTCTGAGGAAGGGGTATCAGTCTCAAGTACTGGAAGGCCAAACCGCTGCTGAGTTTAGTGTTTACCCTGCCCTGTGGGAAAACACTAGACTATGCAGTGAAGGTCCTTCAAgctaacaaaaaacaaaaagcattggaatgtgccttttttttgtttaggatTTCGTGAGGTTAAGTGGCTTTTGATAAGCTGTAATATACTGAAAGATTTGGATATATAATGTGTGATGATGGTTGtcctgctttgtgttttagCTTGTTCCAGAGGGCCGAGTCCACTCACCATGGGCCCACAGGACACACTGCCCGTTGCAGCTGCCTTTACGGAGACCATTAGCGCCTACTTCAAAGGAGCTGACCCCAGCAAGTATGTGCAGCACTGCAATGTAAACCTCCAGCAACAACAGATGAAAAATATGAGCCTAACACTGCTAGAAAATAATGTATAGAAtgcaaatacacagaaaaatatCTTGCCTATCATTTTACAGTAAGTGAAGGCAAGTGCTTGTAATAGGATTGCTGTAGGTTTTGTACTACACTCAAACTACAAGCATAAGATAGTATCTCAATATGTTTTTACAGGTAAACCAAAAGCATCAGTGATTTAAAACTATGCTTGTGTTTTGTAAACCCCCAGCAATGGAG
This window of the Pygocentrus nattereri isolate fPygNat1 chromosome 2, fPygNat1.pri, whole genome shotgun sequence genome carries:
- the sgip1b gene encoding SH3-containing GRB2-like protein 3-interacting protein 1 — encoded protein: MMEGLKKRTRKAFGLRKKEKDTDSTGSPDKDKSKKANGAPNGFYGEIDWDRYNSPDVDDEGYSIRPGEQGGTTLRTKTFYSSSESEGEDEQGKKFKIKIKPLAPDNGTVPTMDELKASVGTLAISPSPLRRSPRRSPCQLKRNPSSEDISRPRRSTPTPTPTPGPGPDTPSKRLSDNASAFFGPPFETNFEAQNSEVFIVEPELWCQSTPQTTSPLNRPFPTGAPPPLPPKNIPATPSAFSSSSLESSGYYSVVPSVRGEGSSSAYQDVLLSDTTGGPAMPDLDNVFGPAETPKSGTEMVQSSWVSFSEGSPSRPPPPDEPAPSPPLSSSPADSPPTSPLNLPPPDSPPPPLHPIPPPDSPPPPPPSISPPPDSPLAPPPEEPAPPLPSTFHLLEPSISPSTPLTPASPGLPPLPAERSVYGPVLPLRDEARRTPDSAGLREELLAYSGSPKDLCTGGLRGTPPPLPPPTYRSVVASPGPGSGPSSPARPGTPLSAGSPIPPLPPRPSSRPKLPPGKPNVGELARPFSPPIHSWSPPPFAPLARAESTSSISSVTSLSAASTPTLGRELNLSVSACSRGPSPLTMGPQDTLPVAAAFTETISAYFKGADPSKCVVKITGEMVLSFPAGITRHFSNHPTPPVLTFTISRYSRLEQVLPNPQLLCCDTMPTVSDCKEFWVNMPNLMTHLKKVADQRPQATYYNVDMLKYQVSTQGIQSTPLNLAVSWRGDVNSTDLRIDYKYNTEAMPSPMPLTNIHFMVPVDGGVMKVQAMLPPATWNPETQKILWKISELSQKSENGGVGALLGRFQLSEGPSKPSQLAVQFTSEGSTLSGCDFQLVGAGYRLSLVKKRFSAGKYLADN